TCGAGCACGCCTCGCACTCGGGAATGTACGGAGGCGCCGCGCCGGATGCCATGCTCGCCCTGTTCAAGGTCGTCGCCACCCTGCACGACGCGGACGGCGCCGTCGCGGTCGACGGCCTCTCCTCGTACACCGATGCGCCCGAGCCGCCGGCGTTCTCCGAGGAGCAGCTGGCGGAGGACGCCGCCTTCCTCCCCGGCGTGACGAGCGTCGGACGGGGACCCATCCTGTCCCGGATGTGGTCCCAGCCGACCATCACGGTCACGGGCATCGACGCGCCCAGCGTCGCCAACGCATCCAACACGCTGCTGCCCAGCGTCGCGGTGCGGATCAGCTCCCGCGTCGCGCCCGGACAGCCGGCCCGCGAGGCCTACGCGGCGCTCGAGAAGCACCTCCGGGAGCACGCTCCGTTCGGGGCGCACATCGCGATCGACGACGTCGACCTCGGTGACCCGTTCCTCGTCGACACCGCCGGCTGGGCTGCGACCGAGGCGAAGCGCGCGATGACGGACGCCTGGGGCGCCGAGGCGGTCGAGACCGGTATCGGCGGGTCCATCCCGTTCATCGCGGACCTGGTGCGCGAGTTCCCGGACGCGCAGATCCTGGTGACCGGCGTGGAGGACCCGGACACGCGTGCGCACAGCCCGAACGAGTCGCTCCACCTGGGCGTTTTCAAGCGGGCGATCCTCACCGAGGCGCTGCTGCTGGCGCGGCTCAACGAGCGCACCGCATCCTGAGCAGTTCGCCCGCTCTCCCGAATTCGCAGGAGAGCGACGTAGAATCGACGCAGATTTCGTTCCGAAGCCTGAACCATCCCTTGTGAGGAGTCCTATGACCGACACAACGCTGACCGCGACCAAGGCCCACGGAGTCGGCCTCACCGACACCGCGGCATTCAAGGTCAAGAGCCTGCTCGAGCAGGAGGGCCGCGACGACCTGCGTCTGCGCGTCGCCGTCCAGCCCGGTGGATGCTCGGGTCTGATCTACCAGCTGTACTTCGACGAGCGGATGCTCGACGGAGACGCGACCGTCGATTTCGACGGGGTGGAGGTCATCGTCGACAAGATGAGCGTGCCGTATCTCGACGGCGCGACCATCGACTTCGAGGACACGATCCAGAAGCAGGGCTTCACGATCGACAACCCGAACGCGACCGGTTCGTGCGCCTGTGGAGACTCGTTCCACTAGGTCGCATAGCACACGAGAACACACTGGGCCGCCCTCCACAGGGCGGCCCTTTTGTTCTGATCCGGGTGTCGGTCGGAGTAGGGTAGAGACAGCCACATACAGTTTCATGTGAACTGTCCAGTAGTCACTCGAAAGGTCACCGGTGCGTCACAATCGCCGTCTCCGATGGGCTGCCATCCCGATCGCTGCGACGCTCGTCGTGGCCCTCGCGGGCTGCACGCAGGCTCAGCTGCACGGATTCCTCCCGGGCTTCGTCGCAGGCGAGCCGCCCGTCACGAATCACACCGACCGCATCAGCGGCCTCTGGGTGACCAGCTGGATCGTCCTGCTCATCGTGGGCATCGTCGTCTGGGGCCTCACCCTCTGGGCCGTGATCGTCTACCGCCGCCGGAAGGGCCAGACCGGCCTCCCGGTGCAGCTGCGCTACAACATGCCGATCGAGATCTTCTACACGGTCGTGCCCCTGATCCTCGTCCTGGGTTTCTTCGCCTTCACCGCTCGCGACCAGAACGCCATCGAGAAGCCGTATGCGAACCCCGACCTCAAGATCCAGGTCTACGCGAAGCAGTGGGCGTGGGACTTCAACTACGTCACCGACAACGTCTACGACCCGGGCATCCAGGTCCAGCCGGATGACAACAGCGCCACCCCCGGCTCGGTCCAGGAGGGCGAGGTCCCGGTCCTCTACCTGCCCGAGAACAAGAAGATCACGATCCAGCTCGACTCGCGCGACGTGATCCACTCCTTCTGGGTCCCCGCGATGCTGTACAAGAAGGACGTCATCCCGGGCAAGACGAACTACATGTACTTCGAGACGACGAACCGCACCGGCACCTTCGTCGGAAAGTGTGCCGAGCTCTGCGGCGAGTACCACTCGGCGATGCTCTTCAACGTGAAGATCGTGTCGCAGTCCGAGTACGACGCCCACATCCAGAAGCTCCGTGACCAGGGCTACGAGGGTCAGCTGGGCTCCGAGTACGACCGCAACCAGAACCTGCCAGGAACGGGCGCCCCCTCGGGCGGCCAGGGCAACGAGTAGGACGCAAGATGACGACGACTGCACCGGCGCCCGGCGCCACCGCCGCTCCTCCGAGGCCGACCTCGACGATCCTCACTCCCAACGGTGCGGCTCGTAAGGGCAACATCCTCGTGAACTACATCACGTCGACCGACCACAAGACGATCGGGTACATGTACCTGATCTCCTCGTTCATCTACTTCCTCGTCGGCGGCGTGATGGCCCTCATCATCCGCGCCCAGCTGTTCGAGCCGGGCCTGAACGTGGTCGCCACCAAAGAGCAGTACAACCAGCTCTTCACGATGCACGGCACGATCATGCTGCTCATGTTCGCGACGCCGCTGTTCGCGGGCTTCGCCAACGTGCTCATGCCGCTGCAGATCGGTGCGCCCGACGTCGCGTTCCCGCGTCTGAACGCTCTGGCCTACTGGTTCTACTCCTTCGGCTCGCTGATCGCGGTCGCCGGCTTCCTCACCCCGCAGGGTGCGGCGTCCTTCGGCTGGTTCGCATACGCGCCACTCTCGAGCACGACCTTCTCGCCAGGCATCGGCGGCAATCTCTGGGTGCTCGGCCTCGGCCTCTCCGGCTTCGGCACGATCCTCGGTGCCGTGAACTTCATCACCACGATCATCACGATGCGCGCACCGGGCATGACCATGTTCCGGATGCCGATCTTCACCTGGAACACCCTGGTGACGTCCATCCTCGTGCTGATGGCCTTCCCGGTGCTGGCGGCGGCGCTGTTCGCCCTCGCGGCCGACCGCGTGTTCGACGCGCACATCTACGACGCGGCGAACGGCGGAGCTCTGCTCTGGCAGCACCTGTTCTGGTTCTTCGGGCATCCGGAGGTCTACATCATCGCGCTGCCGTTCTTCGGCATCGTGTCCGAGATCTTCCCGGTGTTCAGCCGGAAGCCGATCTTCGGGTACAAGACCCTGGTG
This region of Leifsonia sp. fls2-241-R2A-40a genomic DNA includes:
- the erpA gene encoding iron-sulfur cluster insertion protein ErpA yields the protein MTDTTLTATKAHGVGLTDTAAFKVKSLLEQEGRDDLRLRVAVQPGGCSGLIYQLYFDERMLDGDATVDFDGVEVIVDKMSVPYLDGATIDFEDTIQKQGFTIDNPNATGSCACGDSFH
- the coxB gene encoding cytochrome c oxidase subunit II, with the translated sequence MRHNRRLRWAAIPIAATLVVALAGCTQAQLHGFLPGFVAGEPPVTNHTDRISGLWVTSWIVLLIVGIVVWGLTLWAVIVYRRRKGQTGLPVQLRYNMPIEIFYTVVPLILVLGFFAFTARDQNAIEKPYANPDLKIQVYAKQWAWDFNYVTDNVYDPGIQVQPDDNSATPGSVQEGEVPVLYLPENKKITIQLDSRDVIHSFWVPAMLYKKDVIPGKTNYMYFETTNRTGTFVGKCAELCGEYHSAMLFNVKIVSQSEYDAHIQKLRDQGYEGQLGSEYDRNQNLPGTGAPSGGQGNE
- the ctaD gene encoding cytochrome c oxidase subunit I; this translates as MTTTAPAPGATAAPPRPTSTILTPNGAARKGNILVNYITSTDHKTIGYMYLISSFIYFLVGGVMALIIRAQLFEPGLNVVATKEQYNQLFTMHGTIMLLMFATPLFAGFANVLMPLQIGAPDVAFPRLNALAYWFYSFGSLIAVAGFLTPQGAASFGWFAYAPLSSTTFSPGIGGNLWVLGLGLSGFGTILGAVNFITTIITMRAPGMTMFRMPIFTWNTLVTSILVLMAFPVLAAALFALAADRVFDAHIYDAANGGALLWQHLFWFFGHPEVYIIALPFFGIVSEIFPVFSRKPIFGYKTLVYATISIAALSVTVWAHHMYVTGSVLLPWFSLMTMLIAVPTGVKIFNWVGTMWRGSLTFESPMLWSIGFLITFTFGGLTGVILASPPLDFHVSDTYFVVAHFHYVVFGTVVFAMFAGFYFWWPKWTGKMLNDRLGKWHFWLLFIGFHTTFLIQHWLGVVGMPRRYATYLPSDGFTWMNQVSSIGAGILAISMIPFFVNVYLTARNAPKVTVNDPWGYGRSLEWATSCPPPRHNFTSIPRIRSESPAFDLNHPEAGIPIGVGPAKDAPDAPVHDVANDEVK